In Prochlorococcus marinus XMU1404, the following proteins share a genomic window:
- the glgB gene encoding 1,4-alpha-glucan branching protein GlgB produces the protein MIETIQADWIKSEAINLENCCNDNPLKILGPHFYEEQWVIRVWMPEADEVKINFKNNTYKAESINHKWLFEAILPENPNSNYEINISRGGITHTQHDPWSYQEEWMGEVDRHLFAEGNHHHIWGKMGAHLIEEKNQKGVMFCIWAPNAKSISIIGDINSWDGRHHPMQKRLGGIWELFMPTMQEGDTYKYEIRTQQGHIYEKADPYGFLHEIRPQNGSIVSKLKNFSWNDSSWISNRDSSSQINKPISVYEMHLGSWLHESTDNKYLEDNGEPRDPVPAADLKPGTRLLTYPELTDKLIPYVKERGFTHIELMPISEHPFDGSWGYQVTGWYAPTSRFGTPNEFREFVNKCHEEGIGVILDWVPGHFPKDKHGLAFFDGCHLYEHGDSRIGEHKEWGTLIFNYSRNEVRNFLVANLVYWFEEFHIDGIRVDAVASMLYRDYLRPEGEWIPNENGGNENIEAVKFLQQANHVLFQHFPGALSIAEESTTWPMVTKPTDMGGLGFNLKWNMGWMHDMLDYFEIDPWFRQFHQNSVTFSITYNYTENFMLALSHDEVVHGKSHLLHKMPGDDWKKYANTRALLTYMWTHPGKKTIFMGMEFGQRQEWNVWDDLQWELLEFEPHKGIRNLIDDLNELYKNETALWKNDFDPYGFQWIDCNDKSNSVISFMRRENDTNEWLVVVANFTPNTHGSYKVGVPVEGFYKEIFNSDGARYGGSNKGNMGGKETINYNIHDYQNALELALPPLSVSIFKHHSKK, from the coding sequence ATGATCGAGACAATTCAAGCAGACTGGATTAAATCAGAAGCTATCAACCTAGAAAATTGTTGCAATGATAATCCATTAAAAATATTAGGTCCTCATTTTTATGAAGAGCAATGGGTCATAAGGGTATGGATGCCTGAAGCGGACGAAGTTAAAATAAATTTTAAAAATAATACCTACAAGGCAGAAAGCATAAATCATAAATGGCTTTTTGAAGCAATCCTGCCTGAAAACCCAAATTCTAATTACGAAATAAATATTTCACGAGGAGGGATCACACATACACAACATGACCCCTGGTCATATCAAGAAGAGTGGATGGGAGAAGTTGATAGGCATCTTTTTGCAGAAGGTAATCATCATCATATCTGGGGAAAAATGGGAGCACATCTCATTGAAGAAAAGAATCAAAAAGGAGTCATGTTTTGCATTTGGGCTCCAAATGCAAAATCAATCTCGATAATTGGAGATATAAATTCTTGGGACGGAAGACATCATCCAATGCAAAAAAGATTAGGTGGAATTTGGGAACTATTCATGCCAACCATGCAAGAGGGAGACACATATAAATATGAAATAAGAACGCAACAAGGTCATATTTATGAGAAAGCTGATCCATATGGTTTCCTTCATGAAATCAGACCTCAGAATGGTTCGATAGTTTCAAAATTGAAAAACTTTAGTTGGAATGATAGTTCTTGGATTTCAAATAGAGATTCTTCTAGTCAAATTAACAAGCCAATTTCAGTTTATGAAATGCATTTAGGAAGTTGGCTCCATGAATCAACAGATAATAAATATCTTGAAGACAATGGTGAACCAAGAGACCCAGTACCAGCTGCAGATTTAAAACCTGGAACAAGATTATTAACTTATCCAGAATTAACCGACAAACTCATCCCTTACGTAAAAGAGAGAGGATTTACTCATATCGAACTAATGCCAATATCTGAACATCCTTTCGATGGTTCATGGGGCTACCAGGTTACAGGTTGGTATGCACCAACAAGTAGATTTGGCACTCCAAATGAATTTAGAGAGTTTGTCAATAAATGTCATGAAGAGGGCATAGGTGTGATTCTTGACTGGGTACCTGGTCATTTCCCAAAAGATAAGCATGGTTTAGCATTTTTTGATGGTTGTCATCTTTATGAACATGGAGATTCACGCATAGGTGAACACAAAGAATGGGGAACCCTAATATTTAATTACAGCAGAAACGAAGTAAGGAATTTCTTAGTAGCCAACCTAGTTTATTGGTTTGAAGAGTTTCATATTGATGGCATAAGAGTAGATGCTGTAGCTTCAATGCTTTACAGAGATTATCTACGCCCAGAGGGGGAATGGATCCCCAATGAAAATGGTGGGAATGAAAATATAGAAGCCGTTAAATTTCTTCAACAGGCTAATCATGTACTCTTCCAACATTTCCCAGGTGCACTTTCTATCGCTGAAGAATCAACAACGTGGCCAATGGTAACCAAACCAACTGACATGGGAGGGTTAGGGTTTAATTTAAAATGGAATATGGGATGGATGCACGATATGCTCGATTATTTTGAGATAGATCCATGGTTTAGGCAATTCCATCAAAATAGTGTGACTTTCTCAATAACATATAACTATACAGAGAACTTTATGCTTGCTCTTAGTCATGATGAGGTTGTACATGGGAAAAGTCATCTTTTACATAAAATGCCTGGCGATGACTGGAAGAAATATGCAAATACTCGAGCTTTACTAACTTATATGTGGACCCACCCTGGTAAAAAAACGATATTTATGGGAATGGAATTTGGACAAAGACAAGAATGGAATGTTTGGGATGACCTGCAATGGGAGTTATTAGAATTTGAGCCTCATAAAGGTATCAGAAACTTGATTGATGACCTAAACGAACTTTATAAAAATGAAACTGCATTATGGAAAAACGACTTTGATCCTTATGGATTCCAATGGATTGATTGTAATGACAAATCTAATTCGGTAATAAGTTTCATGAGAAGAGAAAACGATACCAATGAGTGGCTTGTTGTAGTTGCCAACTTTACACCTAATACTCATGGTTCATATAAAGTAGGTGTTCCTGTAGAAGGATTCTACAAGGAGATATTTAATTCAGATGGAGCCAGATATGGAGGCAGTAATAAGGGAAATATGGGAGGTAAAGAAACTATAAATTACAATATTCATGATTATCAAAATGCTCTAGAACTTGCTTTGCCCCCATTAAGCGTAAGTATCTTCAAACATCATTCAAAAAAATAA
- the hemE gene encoding uroporphyrinogen decarboxylase — protein sequence MGDNLPLLLSAALGNKVNRPPVWMMRQAGRYMKIYRDLRERYPSFRERSENPELSYEISMQPFHAFKPDGVILFSDILTPLPGMGINFEIIESKGPIIDDPIRTLNQIENLKELNPSESLSFVGQVLASLKKDVNNEATVLGFVGAPWTLAAYVVEGKSSKNYSLIKSMAFKEPDLLHKLLDHFAKSIGEYLKYQIKSGAQVVQIFDSWAGQLSPQDYDIFAGPYQKKVVDIVKAEFPETPVILYISGSAGVIERMAKTGVDIISLDWTVDIEEACKRIPSGIGIQGNVDPGILFGNKESIKERIDKTFNKIKDRKYILNLGHGILPGTPEENAQTFFEHGKKLTY from the coding sequence ATGGGTGACAATTTACCGCTACTACTTTCTGCCGCATTAGGTAATAAAGTGAATAGACCTCCAGTATGGATGATGAGACAAGCAGGAAGATATATGAAAATCTATAGAGATTTAAGGGAGCGTTACCCAAGTTTTAGAGAAAGGTCTGAAAATCCAGAATTATCATATGAGATATCAATGCAGCCTTTTCATGCTTTCAAACCGGATGGTGTGATCCTTTTTTCAGATATTCTCACACCTCTCCCAGGGATGGGTATAAATTTTGAAATAATAGAAAGTAAAGGTCCAATAATTGATGACCCAATCAGAACTCTTAACCAGATAGAAAATTTAAAAGAGTTAAATCCAAGTGAAAGTTTAAGTTTTGTTGGTCAAGTTCTTGCTTCACTAAAAAAAGATGTGAATAATGAGGCAACAGTTTTAGGTTTTGTTGGAGCACCTTGGACACTTGCAGCATATGTAGTTGAAGGTAAAAGCAGTAAAAATTATTCTTTAATAAAATCAATGGCTTTTAAAGAACCAGATTTACTTCATAAACTTCTTGATCATTTTGCAAAATCTATTGGTGAATATCTTAAATATCAAATAAAATCTGGAGCGCAAGTAGTACAAATTTTTGATTCATGGGCAGGCCAATTAAGTCCACAAGATTACGATATCTTTGCTGGGCCATATCAAAAAAAAGTTGTTGACATTGTAAAAGCCGAATTCCCCGAAACACCAGTAATTCTTTACATTTCAGGCAGTGCTGGTGTTATAGAAAGAATGGCAAAAACTGGAGTAGATATAATTTCATTAGACTGGACAGTAGATATTGAAGAGGCTTGTAAAAGAATCCCTAGTGGAATAGGAATTCAAGGTAATGTTGACCCTGGCATCTTATTCGGAAACAAAGAATCAATTAAAGAAAGGATAGATAAAACTTTCAATAAAATTAAAGATAGAAAATACATTCTTAATTTGGGTCATGGGATTTTACCTGGGACTCCAGAAGAAAATGCTCAAACATTTTTTGAACATGGAAAAAAACTTACTTACTAG
- a CDS encoding NAD-dependent epimerase/dehydratase family protein — protein sequence MAYKNLLITGANGCVGQYLVDWFLKNTKFRLYLMVRDKSKLPISVQENKKVKLMVCDIRESDKYKKEISQINYLIHTATAWGDPRRAYEVNIKAFEELLEMLDIDKLEKIIYFSTASILDNQTKLMRESLIYGTEYIQTKYECFQRLRESSFAEKTFAVFPTLVFGGNLGKKSKYPVSYLTSGLKEIGKWLWLARFLKLDSKFHFIHANDIAQICGFLIKNHKEEHYKGFRKFVLGQKFISIDHAIITLLKRKNMRRYFAIPLTKKILKILLRILPIQTTPWDSFSIKKYDFNHAPITNPETFKLKSYAKSLNDILRLSKLPSCNNN from the coding sequence TTGGCATATAAAAACTTATTAATCACAGGGGCGAATGGATGTGTTGGCCAATATTTAGTTGATTGGTTTTTAAAAAACACAAAATTCAGGCTTTATCTCATGGTAAGAGACAAAAGTAAGTTGCCAATTTCTGTTCAAGAAAATAAAAAAGTCAAGTTAATGGTTTGTGATATCAGGGAATCAGATAAGTATAAAAAAGAAATTAGTCAAATTAATTACCTAATACATACTGCTACAGCTTGGGGAGATCCAAGAAGAGCCTATGAAGTAAACATTAAAGCTTTTGAAGAATTACTTGAAATGCTTGATATTGACAAGTTAGAAAAGATTATTTATTTTTCAACAGCTAGCATTCTTGATAACCAAACAAAATTAATGAGGGAATCATTGATTTATGGAACAGAGTATATTCAAACAAAATACGAATGTTTCCAGAGACTTAGAGAAAGCTCATTTGCAGAAAAAACTTTCGCTGTTTTCCCTACCTTGGTTTTTGGAGGAAATCTTGGAAAAAAAAGTAAATATCCTGTAAGTTATTTAACTAGTGGATTGAAAGAAATCGGGAAATGGCTTTGGTTAGCAAGATTTTTAAAACTCGATTCTAAATTTCACTTTATACACGCAAATGATATTGCTCAAATTTGCGGGTTTCTAATAAAAAATCATAAAGAAGAACATTACAAAGGCTTTAGAAAATTTGTCCTAGGTCAGAAATTTATTTCAATTGATCATGCCATAATTACACTTTTAAAAAGAAAAAATATGAGGAGATATTTTGCTATACCCCTTACAAAAAAAATTCTAAAAATATTATTAAGAATTCTTCCCATCCAAACCACCCCTTGGGATAGCTTCAGTATCAAGAAATATGACTTTAATCATGCTCCCATCACTAATCCTGAGACTTTTAAACTTAAAAGTTATGCGAAGTCACTGAATGATATTTTAAGGTTATCAAAGTTACCAAGCTGTAATAACAATTAA
- the petE gene encoding plastocyanin → MLRSIFAGLFAIVLTLGLGISSVSAKTVEVKLGTDAGMLAFEPSTVNISAGDTVKFVNNKLAPHNAVFDGHEELSHADLAFAPGESWEETFDTAGTYDYYCEPHRGAGMVGKVVVE, encoded by the coding sequence ATGTTACGTTCAATCTTTGCAGGGTTATTCGCAATAGTTTTAACTCTAGGTTTAGGAATTTCATCAGTTTCAGCTAAGACTGTTGAAGTAAAACTTGGTACAGATGCTGGTATGCTTGCATTTGAACCAAGTACAGTAAACATTAGTGCTGGTGATACAGTTAAATTCGTCAATAATAAATTAGCTCCTCACAATGCAGTTTTTGATGGACATGAAGAATTAAGTCATGCAGATCTAGCTTTTGCTCCAGGAGAGTCTTGGGAAGAAACATTTGATACTGCAGGAACTTATGATTACTATTGTGAGCCTCACAGAGGTGCTGGAATGGTAGGTAAAGTTGTCGTTGAATAA
- a CDS encoding CocE/NonD family hydrolase → MHYSRCLDKSLVLRDGVRLTSRIWLPKGAGPWPALLMRQPYGREIASTITYSHPEWWTSKGYMVVIQDVRGMGSSEGVFNGFKQEASDTSETHEWVRSLKECNGKLGLYGFSYQGFTQLTGELNSTPPDCLSPAMTGLDLKDHWCSDGGAYWWHNNIAWGLQIAALKMERENNLVAWEKIRLALENKSYLREGINILNKYDPNSFVLLWLKNLNNAQPFEEFKPISSWIKQPMLIIGGLWDPHLKGAFDLYKKSKGAGGSPEIIIGNATHLNWWEGSQESLLKFFDKHLKSDEKLNSKNSKGEKKIWNISLNKWEELDNKFHPEFIFGLKSDGTANIDVEDGSLTINSKGSGWFTIVNDPWRPTPSDGGHLGPNPGKFNRNIIDKRLDVGVFQTNSFKKDQYLTGVPTLEIPVKSDQPNFDICLALSLVEEGDENVNQFSTGFLRVKNRKISEECIYQIAMQPTNICLSKGSKLRLSISAAAYPAIGVNPGFGEGSVGAPSASHRIITLSFSLNKTFMKMNPFF, encoded by the coding sequence ATGCACTATTCAAGATGTTTGGATAAGTCTCTAGTACTTAGAGATGGAGTCAGACTTACATCGAGAATTTGGCTGCCTAAAGGTGCTGGCCCCTGGCCTGCATTATTAATGAGACAACCCTATGGGAGGGAAATAGCTTCAACGATTACCTATTCTCACCCTGAATGGTGGACTTCCAAAGGATACATGGTAGTAATTCAAGATGTTAGGGGTATGGGTAGTTCCGAAGGCGTTTTTAATGGTTTCAAGCAAGAAGCTAGTGATACTTCAGAAACACACGAATGGGTAAGATCACTCAAGGAATGCAATGGAAAACTTGGGTTATATGGCTTTTCATATCAAGGATTTACTCAATTAACAGGTGAATTAAATTCAACGCCTCCCGATTGTTTATCACCAGCAATGACTGGGTTAGATTTAAAAGATCATTGGTGCTCAGATGGAGGAGCATATTGGTGGCATAACAATATTGCATGGGGACTACAAATAGCAGCGCTAAAAATGGAAAGAGAAAATAATTTAGTTGCGTGGGAGAAAATTAGATTAGCCCTAGAAAACAAAAGTTATCTAAGGGAAGGTATTAATATTTTAAATAAATATGACCCTAACAGCTTTGTTTTACTATGGCTTAAAAATTTAAATAATGCTCAGCCCTTTGAAGAATTCAAGCCGATTTCATCATGGATTAAACAACCCATGTTAATTATTGGAGGGCTTTGGGATCCACATTTAAAAGGTGCCTTTGATCTTTATAAGAAATCTAAAGGAGCTGGAGGTAGTCCAGAGATAATTATTGGAAATGCGACACATCTTAATTGGTGGGAGGGATCACAAGAATCTTTATTGAAATTTTTTGATAAACACTTAAAATCAGATGAAAAATTGAATTCAAAAAATTCAAAAGGCGAGAAAAAAATATGGAATATCTCATTAAATAAATGGGAAGAATTAGATAATAAATTTCACCCTGAATTTATCTTTGGGCTCAAAAGTGATGGTACGGCAAATATAGATGTGGAAGATGGAAGTCTGACCATAAATTCAAAAGGATCAGGATGGTTCACAATTGTTAATGACCCATGGAGACCTACTCCATCTGACGGTGGTCATTTAGGTCCAAATCCAGGAAAGTTTAATAGAAATATTATTGATAAACGCCTGGACGTAGGTGTTTTTCAAACCAATTCATTTAAAAAAGATCAATATTTAACAGGAGTTCCCACATTAGAAATCCCAGTAAAAAGTGATCAGCCAAATTTCGATATATGCCTTGCTTTATCTCTAGTTGAAGAAGGTGATGAGAATGTGAATCAATTTTCAACTGGATTCTTAAGAGTTAAAAACCGCAAAATAAGTGAAGAATGTATTTATCAAATTGCAATGCAACCAACAAATATTTGTTTGAGTAAAGGAAGCAAGCTTCGCTTATCTATATCTGCAGCAGCTTATCCTGCTATTGGAGTTAATCCTGGATTTGGGGAGGGAAGTGTTGGTGCGCCTTCAGCAAGTCATAGAATTATTACTCTGAGTTTTAGCCTTAATAAAACATTTATGAAAATGAACCCTTTTTTTTAA
- a CDS encoding DUF4332 domain-containing protein has protein sequence MESKTFLDSLPTNFRHEKSFFNKKNLFELEKLSNLSDLDINEIQTKSPLCSLNNLKKIRAIAIFKKEIAISPPEAYLLLHCGIGSIKSLSLSTPYELERKIGRLERSLRVKVGTEITFSLLKKWIIKAKQIN, from the coding sequence ATGGAAAGTAAAACCTTTTTAGATTCTTTGCCAACTAACTTTAGACATGAGAAATCTTTCTTTAATAAAAAGAATCTTTTTGAGTTAGAAAAACTAAGCAATCTTTCAGATTTAGATATAAATGAAATTCAAACTAAATCTCCACTATGTTCATTAAATAATTTAAAAAAAATTAGAGCCATAGCCATTTTCAAAAAAGAAATTGCAATTTCTCCTCCAGAAGCCTACTTACTTTTACATTGCGGGATTGGATCTATTAAATCATTATCACTATCCACCCCATACGAACTAGAGCGCAAAATAGGGAGATTAGAAAGAAGTCTTAGAGTGAAAGTTGGAACAGAAATAACTTTTTCTCTCCTAAAAAAATGGATAATAAAAGCTAAGCAAATCAATTAA
- a CDS encoding DUF2518 family protein: protein MSFFELLENTPKIFGLFAILLLIGTIVAFVFNFGFKFRIIGATIFSVLLSLSSWAFIQSYTEKVVIEGAKYVPIVYDNGFDLIIAKAEDDFPEDSIGPTLEQLSENLRKGSRSGAKVKIKIRKLEKISDDVSKPVIVGEVQKNVLMN from the coding sequence ATGTCTTTTTTTGAACTATTAGAAAACACACCCAAAATTTTTGGATTATTTGCAATACTCCTCTTAATCGGTACTATAGTAGCTTTTGTATTTAATTTTGGTTTTAAATTCCGAATAATCGGAGCAACTATTTTCTCAGTATTACTTTCTTTAAGTAGTTGGGCATTTATACAAAGTTATACTGAAAAAGTAGTAATAGAAGGTGCAAAATATGTTCCAATTGTTTATGACAACGGGTTCGATTTGATTATTGCTAAAGCTGAGGACGACTTCCCTGAAGATTCTATTGGGCCAACTTTAGAACAATTATCGGAGAACCTCAGGAAAGGTAGTAGGTCTGGAGCGAAAGTAAAAATCAAAATAAGGAAACTTGAAAAAATTTCAGATGATGTAAGTAAGCCAGTTATAGTAGGGGAAGTTCAGAAAAATGTCTTAATGAATTAG